The following are encoded together in the Fusarium keratoplasticum isolate Fu6.1 chromosome 1, whole genome shotgun sequence genome:
- a CDS encoding UTP--glucose-1-phosphate uridylyltransferase — protein MASAIKSALPTHLKPHAGSDDQLFERRHGKTRSHMAFENTSTNVAAAQMRNALTNLAETVKDPEQKKLFDTEMDNFFALFRRYLNDKAKGNAVDWDRIAPPAQGQVVDYEDLANTESVQFLNKLAVLKLNGGLGTSMGCVGPKSVIEVRDGMSFLDLSVRQIEFLNRTYDVNVPFILMNSFNTNDDTAAIIKKYEGHNVDILTFNQSRYPRIYKDSLLPVPKNFDASINEWYPPGHGDVFESLYNSGILDKLLERGIEIIFLSNVDNLGAVVDLRILQHMMETNAEYIMELTNKTKADVKGGTIIDYEGSVRLLEIAQVPKEHVNEFKSIKKFRYFNTNNIWLNLKAIKRVVENDELEMEIIPNGKTIPGDKKGESDISIIQLETAVGAAIRHFNNAHGVNVPRRRFLPVKTCSDLMLVKSDLYTLKHGQLQMSAARFGDAPLIKLGGDFKKVSDFQKRIPSIPKVLELDHLTITGAVNLGRGVTLKGTVIIVATEGSTIDIPPGSILENVVVQGSLRLLEH, from the exons ATGGCCAGTGCAATCAAGAGCGCGCTGCCTACCCACCTGAAGCCTCACGCTGGCAGTGATGATCAGCTCTTTGAGCGCCGTCATGGCAAGACGCGCAGTCACATG GCTTTCGAGAACACCTCGACCAACGTCGCTGCCGCTCAGATGCGAAATGCTCTGACCAACCTCGCCGAGAccgtcaaggaccccgagcagaagaag CTGTTCGATACCGAGATGGACAACTTCTTCGCCCTCTTCCGACGATACCTTaacgacaaggccaagggcaacgCTGT TGACTGGGACCGCATTGCTCCCCCCGCCCAGGGCCAGGTCGTCGACTACGAGGACCTTGCCAACACCGAGTCGGTCCAGTTCCTGAACAAGCTGGccgtcctcaagctcaatgGTGGTCTCGGTACCTCGATGGGTTGCGTTGGTCCCAAGTCGGTCATCGAGGTCCGTGACGGCATGTCCTTCCTCGACCTTTCCGTGCGACAGATCGAGTTCCTTAACCGCACCTACGACGTCAACGTGCCTTTTATCCTGATGAACtcgttcaacaccaacgacgacaccgccgccatcatcaagaagtACGAGGGCCATAACGTGGATATCCTCACCTTCAACCAGTCCCGGTACCCCCGAATCTACAAGGACTCTCTGCTCCCCGTCCCCAAGAACTTTGATGCCTCCATCAACGAGTGGTACCCCCCTGGCCACGGTGACGTCTTCGAGTCTCTGTACAACTCGGgcatcctcgacaagctcctggagcGGGGCATCGAGATCATCTTCCTGTCCAACGTGGACAACCTGGGCGCCGTCGTCGATCTCCGCATTCTCCAGCACATGATGGAGACCAACGCCGAGTACATTATGGAGCTGaccaacaagaccaaggccgaTGTCAAGGGTGGTACTATCATCGATTACGAGGGCTCGGTCCGCCTGCTGGAAATTGCCCAGGTCCCCAAGGAGCACGTCAACGAGTTCAAGTCGATCAAGAAGTTCAGGtacttcaacaccaacaacatctggctcaacctcaaggccatcaagcgtGTTGTGGAGaacgacgagctcgagatggagatcATCCCCAACGGCAAGACCATCCCCGGcgacaagaagggcgagtCGGACATTtccatcatccagctcgagACGGCCGTCGGTGCTGCCATCCGCCACTTCAACAACGCCCACGGTGTCAACGTGCCCCGTAGACGATTCTTGCCCGTCAAGACCTGCTCTGACCTGATGCTGGTCAAGTCGGACCTCTACACCCTCAAGCACGGCCAGCTTCAGATGAGCGCGGCCCGCTTCGGTGACGCCCCCCTGATCAAGCTGGGTGGCGACTTCAAGAAGGTCTCGGACTTCCAGAAGCGAATCCCCTCCATCCCTAAggtgctggagctggatcACCTCACCATCACTGGTgccgtcaacctcggccgCGGCGTGACACTCAAGggcaccgtcatcatcgtcgcaACAGAGGGCAGCACCATCGACATCCCCCCCGGTTCCATCCTCGAGAACGTCGTCGTCCAGGGCAGCTTGCGTCTTCTGGAGCACTGA
- a CDS encoding FolB domain-containing protein — MAGEAPIVSFRRLSNDEGDPVAVVRVRNLQTTIQGPKDAWGRGAKQQPLLVSAEVSLTQPFGTSSADDKVASDTVHYGLLSKAILSTLGRLPKSGLSLSDVLNELWIDLTGFRYNGLRGPSTSESKSFLDITFIRRLTISLVLPKASLMGSAIRLSGSALFSNSSLTTRSLELGLEGLRVPTLIGVNSNERTAKQVVIANVRIDEYETMYDDYAVLESVVVDAMIASSYETLEALAADLSVHIAKQLRSKREEFYGAIIRIGLEKPTAVPLADAACVELTVKTEDVKIDETQTEVKTE; from the exons ATGGCCGGAGAAGCCCCCATCGTGTCATTCAGACGACTCTCGAATGACGAGGGAGACcccgtcgccgtcgtccGCGTGCGAAACCTCCAGACAACCATTCAAGGTCCCAAGGACGCCTGGGGTCGCGGGgccaagcagcagcctcTCCTGGTATCAGCCGAAGTCTCGCTCACCCAGCCCTTCGGGACGTCGTCTGCCGATGACAAGGTCGCCTCGGACACGGTGCATTATGGTCTGCTCAGCAAGGCTATCCTAAGCACCCTGGGTCGTCTTCCCAAGTCGGGGTTGTCACTGAGCGATGTCCTGAATGAGCTCTGGATCGATCTCACTGGGTTCCGCTACAACGGCCTCAGAGGGCCCTCGACAAGCGAATCGAAGTCGTTCCTAGATATCACCTTCATTCGCCGACTGACCATCTCACTCGTTCTCCCCAAGGCGTCCCTAATGGGGAGTGCGATTCGTCTCTCTGGATCTGCCCTCTTCAGCAACTCGTCGCTCACAACGCGGAGCCTGGAGCTCGGCCTGGAAGGTCTTCGCGTTCCGACACTCATCGGTGTCAACAGCAACGAGCGCACCGCCAAGCAAGTCGTCATAGCGAATGTACGGATAGACGAGTATGAGACCATGTACGATGACTATGCTGTCCTCGAGAGTGTGGTGGTCGAT GCCATGATCGCGTCGTCGTATGAAACACTGGAGGCTCTGGCAGCAGACCTCTCGGTGCACATTGCTAAGCAGCTGCGATCTAAGCGTGAGGAGTTTTATGGAGCGATCATTCGTATTGGACTGGAGAAGCCTACTGCCGTGCCCCTTGCTGATGCGGCCTGTGTCGAGTTGACAGTCAAGACGGAGGATgtcaagattgacgagaCCCAGACTGAGGTTAAAACGGAATAA
- a CDS encoding GPI-anchored domain-containing protein, which translates to MKYTFATIAAFASVAMATPAFLNSKWDVQEGKPFTIKYSGCEGGCTIILQNGKSSDTKDVEVLTATAEGDSFTFTPGNLPSDTYNFKIKNNEDGTINYSGQFSYQGTGTLPSKTEAETSAAETSAEETTSAEETSAPATTSATTLTTVSKPVSITTKEKTTTEEHTTIHTPIATKNATTPIPTTKKATSTGEASSTEGSETTAAETSAAATGSATTVPESGAARMTSSLALIAGAVMAMVYLN; encoded by the exons ATGAAGTACACTTTCGCTACCATTGCTGCCTTCGCCTCCGTGGCCATGGCTACCCCTGCTTTCCTCAACAGCAAGTGGGACGTCCAGGAGGGCAAGcccttcaccatcaagtACTCCGGCTGTGAGGGTGGCTGcaccatcatcctccagaACGGCAAGTCCAGCGACACCAAGGACGTCGAAGTCCTGACTG CCACTGCTGAGGGCGACTCTTTCACCTTCACCCCCGGCAACCTGCCCTCCGACACCTACAACTTCAAGATTAAGAACAACGAGGACGGTACCATCAACTACAGCGGACAGTTCTCTTACCAGGGCACCGGAACCCTCCCCTCCAAGACTGAGGCCGAGACCTCCGCCGCTGAGACCTCTGCTGAGGAGACCACCTCTGCTGAGGAGACTTCTGCCCCCGCTACCACCTCGGCCACCACTCTCACCACTGTTTCCAAGCCCGTTTCtatcaccaccaaggagaagaccaccaccgaggagCACACCACCATCCACACTCCCATTGCCACTAAGAACGCTACCACCCCCATCCCTaccaccaagaaggccactTCCACCGGTGAGGCCAGCTCTACCGAGG GATCAGAGACCACTGCTGCCGAGACCTCGGCTGCTGCTACTGGCAGTGCCACTACTGTCCCTGAGAGCGGTGCCGCTCGCATGACCTCATCCCTGGCTCTGATTGCCGGTGCCGTTATGGCCATGGTTTATCTGAACTAA